A window from Jannaschia sp. S6380 encodes these proteins:
- the xylA gene encoding xylose isomerase — translation MTDFFADISPIRFAPEAEDDLSFRHYDPDEVVVGKRLEDHLRFSVAWWHGFAWPGGDPFGGQTFDRPWFPDRAGGDTMAAAKLKADAAFEMFAILGQPFFCFHDADIRPEGDGFAGNTANLEEMVDYIGAKMEAGGPRLLWGTANLFSHRRYMAGAATNPDPDVFAFAAATVKTCIDATHRLGGANYVLWGGREGYETLLNTDLARERQQAGRFLCMAVEYARKIGFEGAILIEPKPQEPTKHQYDYDVATVYGFLKDFGLEGEVCVNVEQGHAILAGHSFEHELALAASLGIFGSIDMNRNDYQSGWDTDQFPNDVPEVARAYYEVLRAGGFTTGGTNFDAKLRRQSLDPVDLIAAHVGAMDVCARGLKAAARMLEDGALEAARAARYAGWDGSDLLDLDLAAIAERVEEQGLNPAPVSGRQERLENIVNRYV, via the coding sequence GCTTCCGCCACTACGACCCGGACGAGGTCGTCGTGGGCAAGCGGCTGGAGGATCACCTGCGGTTCTCGGTCGCGTGGTGGCATGGCTTCGCCTGGCCCGGCGGCGACCCGTTCGGCGGGCAGACCTTCGACCGGCCGTGGTTTCCCGACCGGGCAGGCGGCGACACGATGGCGGCGGCGAAGCTGAAGGCCGATGCCGCGTTCGAGATGTTCGCCATCCTTGGGCAGCCGTTCTTTTGTTTCCACGACGCCGATATCCGGCCCGAGGGAGACGGGTTCGCCGGGAACACCGCGAACCTGGAGGAGATGGTCGATTACATCGGCGCGAAGATGGAGGCGGGGGGGCCGAGGCTTCTGTGGGGGACGGCGAACCTGTTCTCGCACCGCCGCTACATGGCCGGGGCGGCAACGAACCCGGACCCGGACGTGTTCGCCTTCGCCGCGGCGACGGTGAAGACCTGCATCGACGCGACGCACCGGCTGGGGGGGGCAAACTATGTCCTGTGGGGCGGGCGCGAGGGGTACGAAACGCTGCTCAACACCGACCTCGCACGCGAGCGGCAGCAGGCCGGGCGGTTCCTGTGCATGGCGGTCGAATACGCCCGCAAGATCGGTTTCGAGGGTGCGATCCTGATCGAGCCGAAGCCGCAGGAGCCGACCAAGCACCAATACGATTACGACGTGGCCACGGTGTATGGGTTCCTGAAGGATTTCGGTCTGGAGGGAGAGGTGTGCGTGAATGTCGAGCAGGGGCACGCGATCCTGGCCGGGCATTCCTTCGAGCACGAACTGGCGCTGGCCGCGTCGCTGGGCATCTTCGGGTCGATCGACATGAACCGGAACGATTACCAGTCGGGCTGGGACACGGACCAGTTCCCCAACGACGTGCCCGAGGTGGCGCGGGCCTACTACGAGGTGCTGCGCGCCGGGGGGTTCACGACCGGGGGCACGAATTTCGACGCGAAGCTCAGGCGGCAATCGCTGGACCCGGTCGATTTGATCGCGGCGCATGTGGGCGCGATGGATGTCTGCGCGCGCGGGCTGAAGGCGGCGGCGCGGATGCTGGAGGACGGGGCGCTGGAGGCGGCGCGGGCGGCGCGGTATGCGGGCTGGGACGGGTCGGACCTGCTGGACCTGGACCTGGCGGCGATCGCCGAACGGGTCGAGGAACAGGGCCTGAACCCCGCCCCTGTGTCTGGCCGTCAGGAGCGGCTAGAGAACATCGTCAACCGCTATGTCTGA
- a CDS encoding VPLPA-CTERM sorting domain-containing protein — protein sequence MKQFAAFLIAACIGLTSAPVASAATLGVYTHDYGNRNGRIDPPGDDRVRGNHVEVQENRPNSFSDSISFADLAGATIDSLELTLTYDRAGPAGFPFEEWLVDVQGSNQNSFADDFTDTLVDTASPLTLTLTAATDTGSVDAFATSLANMSVGFTFDEIGFVGLDTFRLFSARLTVNGTAAVVPLPAPGLLLLAALGGLGLMRRRRRLADAVA from the coding sequence ATGAAACAGTTCGCCGCTTTCCTGATCGCCGCCTGTATCGGCCTGACCTCAGCGCCCGTCGCTTCCGCCGCAACGCTCGGGGTCTATACGCATGACTACGGCAACCGGAACGGACGCATCGATCCGCCGGGCGACGACCGCGTGCGCGGCAATCATGTCGAGGTCCAGGAAAACCGGCCCAACTCCTTCTCCGACTCGATCAGCTTCGCCGACCTTGCGGGCGCCACCATCGACAGTCTCGAACTGACGCTGACCTACGACCGCGCCGGCCCCGCCGGCTTCCCGTTCGAGGAATGGCTGGTCGACGTGCAGGGGTCGAACCAGAACTCCTTCGCCGACGACTTCACCGACACGCTGGTCGACACGGCGTCACCGCTGACGCTGACGCTGACGGCGGCGACCGACACCGGATCGGTCGATGCCTTCGCCACGTCGCTGGCGAACATGTCGGTGGGCTTCACCTTCGACGAGATCGGCTTCGTCGGCCTGGACACGTTCCGCCTCTTCTCTGCGCGGCTGACCGTGAACGGCACTGCGGCCGTGGTGCCGCTGCCCGCGCCGGGCCTGCTGCTCCTGGCCGCGCTGGGCGGGCTGGGGCTGATGCGCCGCCGGCGCCGCCTGGCGGACGCCGTCGCCTGA
- a CDS encoding FAD-binding oxidoreductase, protein MAKRIIIIGGAIMGSSLAWWLTEMGHPPGDITVVERDPSYAACGTAFTNSCIRQQFGNPLNVAISRFGVEYLKAFQAHMADDRVPPVHFHPFGYLYLAADDAMVDRLTQAHAIQIAAGAATRLMTPEQMAAEWPFYDLDGVRLGSHGARDEGYFDGTTMFDWWRRIARERGVTYLDGTVTAIDTTGGQARGVTLACGTCLGADIVVDAAGTRGAQVARMAGLDLPVEPRKRYTWIFEAKHPLPTDLPLTIDPSGIHVRTDGTFYMAGATPAHDPAVDPEDFAGDWAIWEDTVWPALAARIPAFEQIRVTRSWVGHYDLNVFDANAIVGPHPDLPGFLILNGFSGHGLQQSPAMGRGLAEWITHGTYRTLDLAPFGPDRILRGEPFPELAVI, encoded by the coding sequence ATGGCGAAACGGATCATCATCATCGGCGGCGCCATCATGGGATCGTCCCTGGCCTGGTGGCTGACCGAGATGGGGCATCCGCCCGGCGACATCACCGTGGTCGAACGCGACCCGAGCTACGCCGCCTGCGGCACCGCCTTCACCAATTCCTGCATCCGCCAGCAATTCGGCAACCCGCTCAACGTCGCGATCAGCCGGTTCGGCGTGGAATACCTCAAGGCGTTCCAGGCGCACATGGCCGACGACCGCGTGCCACCGGTGCATTTCCACCCGTTCGGATACCTGTACCTCGCCGCCGACGACGCCATGGTCGATCGCCTGACGCAGGCGCATGCCATCCAGATCGCGGCCGGCGCCGCCACCCGCCTGATGACGCCCGAGCAGATGGCGGCGGAATGGCCGTTCTACGACCTAGACGGCGTCCGCCTCGGCTCGCACGGGGCGCGGGACGAGGGGTATTTCGACGGGACCACCATGTTCGACTGGTGGCGCCGGATCGCCCGCGAACGCGGCGTGACCTATCTGGACGGGACCGTGACCGCGATCGACACGACGGGCGGGCAGGCGCGCGGCGTGACGCTCGCCTGCGGCACCTGCCTCGGCGCCGATATCGTCGTCGACGCCGCCGGTACGCGCGGGGCGCAGGTGGCGCGGATGGCCGGGCTAGATCTGCCGGTCGAGCCGCGCAAGCGCTACACCTGGATATTCGAGGCGAAGCATCCGCTGCCGACGGACCTGCCGCTGACCATCGACCCATCCGGCATCCACGTCCGCACCGACGGCACATTTTACATGGCCGGCGCCACGCCCGCCCACGATCCGGCCGTCGACCCCGAGGATTTCGCCGGCGACTGGGCCATCTGGGAAGACACCGTCTGGCCCGCCCTCGCCGCACGCATCCCCGCCTTCGAACAGATCCGCGTCACCCGGTCCTGGGTCGGGCATTACGACCTCAACGTGTTCGACGCCAATGCTATCGTTGGCCCGCATCCCGACCTGCCGGGCTTCCTGATCCTCAACGGCTTCTCCGGCCACGGGCTGCAGCAATCGCCCGCCATGGGCCGCGGCCTCGCCGAATGGATCACGCATGGCACCTACCGGACGCTGGACCTTGCGCCCTTCGGCCCCGACCGCATCTTGCGCGGCGAACCCTTCCCCGAACTCGCCGTGATATAG
- a CDS encoding EamA family transporter codes for MSRPLATLAGFGAVMLWALLALFTALTGDVPPLQLLAMCFAIGGGLGLLAGVRRRGWRAWRQPWPVWAVGVGGLFGYHLLYVLALRAAPPVEASLIAYLWPLLIVLFATMATGERLRAHHVAGAVLGLLGAGLIVTGGRVPDLSADHAAGYAIALAAAFVWAGYSVLSRRLQRVRTDAVTGFCLATSLLATIAHLALEPTVAPRGTEWLAILGLGLGPVGLAFFLWDVGVKRGDLPVLGAASYAAPLLSTLVLIGAGQAEASWVVGAACILITGGAVLAAKDLMRRR; via the coding sequence ATGTCGCGACCGCTCGCCACCCTTGCCGGATTCGGCGCCGTCATGCTCTGGGCCCTCCTCGCGCTGTTCACCGCGCTGACGGGCGACGTGCCTCCGCTGCAACTTCTGGCGATGTGCTTCGCCATCGGCGGCGGGCTTGGCCTCCTCGCGGGGGTCCGCCGGCGCGGATGGCGTGCCTGGCGGCAACCCTGGCCGGTCTGGGCGGTGGGGGTCGGCGGGCTGTTCGGCTATCACCTGCTCTATGTGCTTGCACTGCGGGCGGCGCCGCCGGTCGAGGCGAGCCTGATCGCCTATCTCTGGCCGCTGCTGATCGTGCTCTTCGCGACGATGGCGACCGGCGAGCGGCTGCGCGCGCATCATGTCGCGGGCGCCGTTCTGGGCCTGCTGGGGGCGGGGCTGATCGTGACGGGCGGGCGGGTGCCCGATCTGTCTGCGGATCACGCGGCGGGATATGCCATCGCGCTGGCGGCGGCCTTCGTCTGGGCGGGTTACTCGGTCCTGTCGCGCCGACTCCAGCGGGTGCGGACGGATGCGGTGACCGGTTTCTGCCTGGCCACATCCCTTTTGGCGACCATCGCCCACCTGGCGCTGGAGCCGACGGTCGCGCCCCGTGGGACGGAATGGCTGGCGATCCTGGGGCTGGGGCTCGGGCCGGTGGGGCTCGCGTTCTTTCTGTGGGATGTCGGGGTGAAGCGCGGCGACCTGCCGGTGCTGGGCGCGGCCAGCTATGCCGCGCCGCTCCTGTCGACGCTGGTTCTGATCGGCGCGGGACAGGCGGAGGCGAGCTGGGTCGTGGGCGCGGCCTGCATCCTGATCACGGGCGGGGCCGTTCTGGCAGCGAAGGACCTGATGCGGCGGCGGTGA
- a CDS encoding YqaA family protein: MTDLAAYATLFLSAFVAATLIPAGSEVALLALFAAGDRSVAALLLVASTGNVLGSCVSYALGRVATRFADRPWFPASPAALARAETRYRRWGRWSLLLSWVPIIGDPITVAAGLMREPVWSFVALVAIAKTGRYVAVLAALGG; the protein is encoded by the coding sequence GTGACCGACCTCGCCGCCTATGCCACCCTGTTCCTGTCGGCCTTCGTCGCCGCGACGCTTATCCCCGCCGGGTCCGAAGTGGCGCTTCTGGCCCTTTTCGCCGCCGGCGACCGTTCCGTCGCGGCGCTGCTTCTCGTGGCCAGCACCGGCAACGTCCTCGGGTCCTGCGTCAGCTACGCGCTCGGCCGGGTTGCGACGCGCTTCGCCGACCGTCCGTGGTTTCCGGCAAGCCCCGCGGCCCTCGCCCGCGCCGAAACCCGCTATCGCCGCTGGGGCCGCTGGTCGCTTCTGCTGTCCTGGGTCCCGATCATCGGAGACCCGATCACGGTGGCGGCGGGCCTGATGCGCGAACCGGTCTGGAGCTTCGTGGCCCTCGTCGCCATCGCCAAGACGGGGCGTTACGTCGCCGTGCTGGCCGCGCTCGGCGGATGA
- a CDS encoding ABC transporter ATP-binding protein → MTDAANAPEDATRAATGHAIEIAGLRKTYGGDGKTPPKEALKGIDLTIPTGSIFGLLGPNGAGKSTMINIMAGLVRKSAGRVRIWGFDQDVNPRQSRAAIGVMPQELNLDPFFSPADALEVQAGLYGVPKAQRDTRGILDLVGLSDKADAYARTLSGGMRRRLLLAKALVHHPQVLVLDEPTAGVDIELRQMLWRNVRRLNAERGMTIILTTHYLEEAQEMCDEIAIVNHGELVIRDRTENLLNRLDGKTLVITPEDPVGDIDLPPGVERETRPDGSLALTYSRGKVSAAELLAAVNAAGVSIRDVRTEEADLEDVFVYLTHDG, encoded by the coding sequence ATGACCGACGCAGCCAACGCCCCGGAGGACGCGACCCGGGCCGCGACCGGGCACGCCATCGAGATCGCGGGCCTGCGCAAGACCTATGGCGGCGACGGCAAGACCCCCCCGAAGGAGGCCCTGAAGGGCATCGACCTGACCATCCCCACCGGGTCGATCTTCGGCCTGCTGGGCCCGAACGGCGCAGGCAAGTCGACGATGATCAACATCATGGCCGGCCTCGTCCGCAAGTCGGCCGGGCGCGTGCGCATCTGGGGTTTCGACCAGGACGTGAACCCCCGCCAGTCCCGCGCCGCCATCGGCGTCATGCCGCAGGAACTCAACCTCGACCCATTCTTCAGTCCCGCCGACGCGCTGGAGGTCCAGGCCGGCCTCTACGGCGTTCCGAAGGCGCAGCGCGACACCAGGGGCATCCTCGATCTCGTGGGCCTTTCGGACAAGGCCGACGCCTATGCGCGCACGCTCTCGGGGGGCATGCGGCGGCGGCTCTTGCTGGCCAAGGCGCTTGTGCATCACCCGCAGGTCCTCGTCCTCGACGAGCCCACGGCCGGCGTCGACATCGAGCTGCGCCAGATGCTCTGGCGCAACGTCCGCCGCCTGAACGCCGAGCGCGGCATGACCATCATCCTGACCACCCACTACCTCGAGGAGGCGCAGGAGATGTGCGACGAGATCGCCATCGTCAACCACGGCGAACTCGTCATCCGCGACCGGACCGAGAACCTCCTGAACCGCCTCGACGGCAAGACCCTCGTCATCACGCCCGAGGATCCCGTGGGCGACATCGACCTGCCCCCGGGCGTCGAGCGCGAGACGCGGCCCGACGGATCGCTGGCGCTGACCTACAGTCGCGGCAAGGTCTCGGCGGCAGAGCTCTTGGCCGCGGTGAACGCCGCCGGCGTCTCCATCCGCGACGTCCGGACGGAGGAGGCGGATCTCGAGGACGTCTTCGTCTACCTCACGCATGATGGCTGA
- a CDS encoding zinc-finger domain-containing protein — MTTGTPRYPSRQNDLPPPEVETITTLRVACDGGGGDGHPRVWLTIDPKVGHVECGYCDKRFVLEGDGH, encoded by the coding sequence ATGACCACCGGAACCCCGCGCTATCCCAGCCGCCAGAACGACCTTCCCCCGCCCGAGGTCGAGACCATCACCACCCTGCGCGTGGCCTGCGACGGCGGCGGTGGCGATGGCCATCCCCGCGTCTGGCTGACCATCGACCCGAAGGTCGGCCATGTCGAATGCGGCTATTGCGACAAGCGCTTCGTCCTGGAGGGGGACGGCCACTAG
- a CDS encoding 3-keto-5-aminohexanoate cleavage protein → MSDPCIICVAITGSLPRKADNSAVPITVAEQIESTHEAFEAGATICHAHVRNDDESPSSDPEKFAALKEGLARHCPGMIVQFSTGGRSGAGRERGAMLSLGPDMASLSVGSNNFPLRVYENPPELVDWLAAEMRTHGIKPEVEAFDLSHIFKAAQMHAAGQIEGTPYVQFVMGVKNAMPADRAVFDFYVHTVERLFGPAAQWCAAGIGAAQLTLNEWSVAAGGHARTGLEDNVRLSKTELAPSNAALVRRVVRLCDEHDRPVATPAQARRILGLRPCGDEPSEGT, encoded by the coding sequence ATGAGCGATCCTTGCATCATCTGCGTCGCGATCACCGGGTCCCTGCCGCGGAAGGCGGACAATTCCGCCGTGCCGATCACCGTGGCCGAACAGATCGAGAGCACCCACGAAGCCTTCGAGGCCGGCGCCACGATCTGCCATGCCCATGTCCGCAACGATGACGAGAGCCCGTCGAGCGACCCCGAGAAGTTCGCCGCCCTGAAGGAGGGGCTCGCGCGGCATTGCCCCGGCATGATCGTCCAGTTCTCGACCGGCGGACGGTCCGGTGCCGGCAGGGAACGCGGCGCGATGCTGTCGCTTGGGCCGGACATGGCGTCGCTGTCGGTGGGGTCGAACAACTTCCCCCTCCGCGTCTACGAAAACCCGCCCGAACTGGTCGACTGGCTGGCGGCCGAGATGCGGACCCACGGCATCAAGCCCGAGGTGGAGGCCTTCGACCTTAGCCACATCTTCAAGGCGGCTCAGATGCACGCGGCGGGCCAGATCGAAGGCACGCCCTACGTGCAGTTCGTCATGGGCGTGAAGAACGCGATGCCCGCCGACCGGGCCGTCTTCGACTTCTACGTCCACACGGTCGAGCGGCTGTTCGGCCCTGCCGCGCAATGGTGCGCGGCCGGCATCGGCGCGGCGCAACTGACGCTCAACGAATGGTCCGTGGCCGCGGGCGGCCACGCGCGCACGGGGCTGGAAGACAACGTGCGCCTGTCGAAGACCGAACTGGCCCCTTCCAACGCGGCCCTCGTGCGTCGCGTGGTCCGGCTCTGCGACGAACACGACCGCCCCGTGGCGACCCCCGCTCAGGCCCGCCGCATCCTAGGGCTACGGCCGTGCGGCGACGAGCCCTCCGAAGGTACGTGA
- a CDS encoding ester cyclase, which yields MTMESAIGAGDVDDALRFEPYQQLEEMFLRDDVVFLMRHGPTDWSKLDTKDVAPTDCANQRVMIEEGMAAMRDLGMLMAANDILPSRIVTSRWCRNQQTTESLLAGIARVDPQAARDMPVETEAELNLLLSLQGARDTTVLRERVSAWDGDPDRSGPLLIVTHYTNIEELTQFRVLEGEILVLDPDRDNQVLGYVRLKSAKPDVGHFADALASPLLVEDKALDMVDRYYGALNTGDIASLGEVLSAEWIAHGVSPSEPDRDAAAVVDRLTEVAEGLVNVRFEVEDVIVAEDMVTVRGTVRGRHEGTLFGVPATGRDVSVGAIAVHRIEDGAIAESWQMTDRAALMDQITRVE from the coding sequence ATGACCATGGAGTCCGCGATCGGCGCGGGCGACGTCGACGACGCGCTGCGCTTCGAGCCCTACCAGCAACTCGAGGAGATGTTCCTCCGCGACGACGTGGTCTTCCTGATGCGGCACGGCCCGACCGATTGGTCCAAGCTCGACACGAAGGACGTCGCACCCACCGACTGCGCCAACCAGCGCGTGATGATCGAGGAGGGCATGGCCGCGATGCGCGATCTCGGCATGCTGATGGCGGCGAACGACATCCTGCCTTCGCGGATCGTGACCAGTCGGTGGTGTCGCAACCAGCAAACCACGGAGAGCCTCCTCGCCGGCATCGCCCGGGTCGATCCGCAGGCCGCGCGCGACATGCCGGTCGAGACGGAGGCCGAACTCAACCTGCTGCTGTCCCTGCAGGGCGCGCGGGACACCACCGTTTTGCGCGAACGCGTGTCGGCCTGGGACGGCGACCCGGACAGGTCCGGCCCGCTGCTAATCGTCACGCATTACACCAACATCGAGGAGCTTACGCAGTTCAGGGTCCTGGAAGGCGAGATCCTGGTCCTCGACCCCGATCGGGACAACCAGGTCCTGGGCTACGTCCGCCTGAAGTCGGCCAAACCCGACGTCGGGCACTTCGCCGACGCCTTGGCCTCGCCATTGCTGGTGGAGGATAAGGCGCTCGACATGGTGGACCGGTATTACGGCGCGCTGAACACGGGCGATATCGCTTCGCTCGGCGAAGTGCTGTCGGCGGAATGGATCGCGCACGGCGTCTCACCCTCCGAACCCGACCGCGATGCGGCGGCGGTCGTCGACCGGCTTACCGAAGTGGCGGAGGGCCTGGTGAACGTGCGCTTCGAGGTCGAGGACGTCATCGTCGCCGAGGATATGGTGACCGTACGCGGAACGGTGCGCGGCCGTCACGAGGGCACGCTGTTCGGCGTGCCGGCGACAGGCCGGGACGTCTCCGTCGGCGCGATCGCAGTGCACCGGATCGAGGACGGCGCGATCGCGGAGAGCTGGCAGATGACCGACCGGGCGGCCCTGATGGACCAGATCACCCGGGTCGAGTGA
- a CDS encoding LysR substrate-binding domain-containing protein — translation MRELNLLPLSALRAVEAVGRLGGLRAAAGEMGVSEGAVSQAIIKAEARLGRTLFERRPKGMRPTDAGAEVCRALTRGMAELSRAIRLAHQNDAGLVTISVAPVFASRWLVPRLGRLRDVHPDIRLRIDASFDLVDPWTADVDLCLRAGTGEWPGLDCTRLCDQPVFPVCAPALAGTLRIPADLKSVSILHDDGDPEGWRIWRDAHGLEEAAVEGGTVFSNAGLCLDAAITGQGVYLAWKALACDALASGSLVQPFPDAVATGRAYWLVWPRQARLKAAARKVAEWMVAEMVR, via the coding sequence ATGCGCGAGTTGAACCTTTTACCCCTGTCCGCGCTGCGCGCCGTCGAGGCGGTCGGTCGCTTGGGTGGACTGCGCGCCGCGGCCGGCGAGATGGGGGTCAGCGAAGGAGCAGTCAGCCAGGCCATCATCAAGGCCGAGGCACGGCTTGGCCGAACGCTGTTCGAGCGCCGCCCCAAGGGTATGCGACCGACCGACGCCGGAGCGGAGGTCTGCCGGGCGCTCACCCGTGGCATGGCGGAGCTGTCGCGGGCGATCCGCCTCGCGCACCAGAACGATGCGGGTCTGGTGACGATTTCCGTCGCGCCCGTCTTCGCGAGCCGGTGGCTCGTGCCCCGGCTGGGTCGTCTCCGGGACGTCCACCCCGACATCCGCCTCCGGATCGACGCGAGCTTCGATCTGGTCGATCCCTGGACGGCCGATGTCGATCTATGCCTGCGGGCCGGAACCGGAGAATGGCCGGGGTTGGACTGTACCAGGCTCTGCGACCAGCCGGTCTTCCCCGTCTGCGCTCCGGCGCTTGCCGGCACGCTGCGGATCCCGGCCGACCTGAAGAGCGTCTCCATCCTTCACGACGACGGCGACCCCGAAGGGTGGCGCATCTGGCGCGACGCGCACGGTCTTGAGGAGGCTGCGGTCGAAGGGGGCACGGTCTTCTCGAATGCGGGCCTATGCCTCGACGCGGCGATCACCGGACAAGGTGTCTACCTCGCCTGGAAGGCGCTGGCATGCGATGCGCTTGCGTCCGGCAGTCTCGTCCAGCCGTTTCCTGATGCCGTCGCGACGGGGCGCGCCTACTGGCTCGTATGGCCACGGCAAGCCCGCCTCAAAGCGGCGGCCCGCAAGGTTGCCGAATGGATGGTCGCGGAGATGGTCCGCTAG